The DNA segment tttctgGGTAAGAGGGCAATTATAAATCTGTAGTTTTTCTTCTTCCAGGAGTTCTGTTCAAACCCTAAATTTATCGAGAGTGGAGCAAGAACAACAGATATATGTCAAGGCGAATTAGGTGACTACCCTCaaaatatttcccattattattatcttttatttatatagcgccgcaGTTTCCGCagagcttcttacagtccctacattcaaaggatcTAACGGAACTAGAACTGACCGACAAAGACGAGATGACATGTTCGGTAAAGAGGgtccggctcacaagcttataATCGCATTTATATTAAGCGGTTCCATATAACGGAAACCCAGTATTGCACTCGTAATGCGCAACAATGGCATTCTTATGAACAGGTATCATAAACACAAACTCAGGGTTAGTATACGATAACGAAAGTTACAAAGTATCTCCACAATTACTCTCATTAAATAGGAATGTGTTGCCCTTCTCCCTAAAGTGGGGGATTGGTCCCAATTACCCCGAGTGCAGTCCCTGCCCTATAACACAATATGTTATGGCCTCTCCCCACCAGGTGACTGCTGGCTCCTCtcttcaatctcctccctgaCTCTCCACCCCACTCTCCTGTCTCATGTGGTCCCTGAAGATCAGAGTTTCTGCCCCGGCGAAGGATACTGCGGGATCTTCCACTTCAGGGTAAGGGTTTAATAAATCTGATCAGGATAATGTTATGTTACACTCGACCCCACTGCGAAGGTTGTGTGGTCTGCACTATTGCCTCTGTTGTGTATTTGTGGTTTGTTGACCATTGAGTGTAACGGTGTACTTTTGTGGTCCACACAGTTGTGGCAGTTTGGTGAGTGGGTTGACGTGGTTGTGGATGACACCCTTCCAACCAAAAAAGGTCAGCTTTTGTACACAAAAAGTGATACCCGTGGGGAGATGTGGAGCGCACTTCTGGAGAAAGCCTATGCCAAGTAAGACGACAACAAACACATGCGCATGCgcaacagtcaaacacaacACTTTCCTGCAGATCCACCGACACACAAAATGACTTTGCACTAAGACAAGTACACAATCGTAAAACAATCACGCACGCTGCCACCCAACCAACGGCAACGCAGATATTGACCACGTAGTCTGTCTGTACGcagggtgtgtggggggtatccgGCACTGCAAGGTGGGGCCATCCCCGAGGCATTGGAGGATTTCACCGGTGGCATTGCGGAGAGCGTGAGTTTGAGTGGGCACGACCACGAGGAGACCTGGAGCCTggtcagccaatcagaaggtgGCAAGGCTCTCATGGCTTGTTATATCCAGGTGTGTAGAACCTCAGATTATAACAATAACGCAACATTCTGAGCATTTCATCCCGCAGGAGTTCTGTATAAAGAGcagttctggtgcaaagtggtaaaaAAGTGAAAGAATCACCAAAGTGCCTGTGAAGATTATGTATCTTTTACTACTTTGTGCCAGAATATGCCACGCGGTGATCCCACACCGACACACTACACACCCAGCGCCTGCACCTTATACATCTAGTCTTTCCACACCGCAGGCATCCGACCCCAGTGACATTGGCCATGTCAATGAAGAAGGACTGGTCTTGGGGCATGCGTATGCTGTGATAGGAGCCAAAAGGGTGAGTAGACTTGGGGTACCCCTTTAACCCTAGAAGTTCTTCCCATGTGCACTCActttgggatttattcactaaagcgtgAGTTGGTGGGAGAGTTAATAATATCTTTCCCTCTTTCCCACTCATCCTTCTTTCACCCACCACAGGTGCTCTCTAAGTCGGGCGAAGTCTCTCTTTTACGCCTTAGAAATCCATGGGGATTCACAGAGTACAAAGGTCCGTGGAGTGATAGGTAGGATTATGTAAGGTTTAATTATCCTCCCCAGTTCATAACATAAGCCCTCTCTTGAGTTGGTTACGGAATTCCAAAGTCGCTCTCCAGGGCGCAGTTGGTTCCAAGACGTCACCCTAAAATCCATGGCGCTTGGCATCTTCTAAAGAATAAGAGTTTTATGGGATAAGATTGACTTCTACAGAGTCAGAGAACCATCCGATGAGGGGAACTTATCTCCAACAGAAGAACTTTTCCAGGAGCAACATGGCCAAGTTCCTTGGGTGAACGGCAATAAAGTAACGTGAGACTTCCCTCCCCTGCAAGAGACCACCGACCGAGAGCGttctaacatcaatcacaccgTTCTCTTCCCTTCAATGAGAGACAGACTGCTCTCTGATGCAAGAGACATACCGTATGTCCTATTTTGATTTGTAGATCTTTGGAGTGGGGATTGGTGTCAGAAGAGGAGCAGAAAGAGCTAAACCTACAGAAGGAAGATGGGGAGTTTTGGtaaaattattgatttttttcacatCTGCTCGCTGCTTAGAACTCATGTGCCGTGTGAGTCACATGTtcataaaatacacacacagcgCTATAAGTGTCTATCGCTATATTTTCCTTCTATTCAGTTTAACACATTGTCGTCGTATTGGCCCAAAAATACTGTCCCTTAGACGTATTAACCACGTAGATGTAGTGTGATAGAGCGATCCTCGGCCACCAACGTCAAGGTTCTGCTTTAACTCAATGTTTTGCATCAAGATGGTCTCTCCGTGTCCCTTGTATGACGTTCTCCTTATTGCACACAGGATGCTCTGCGAAGAATTCTGTAATACGTTCTCCTGTCTCGTGTTCTGCAAAATCGACCTAGATCCATCCCGCTGGAGCGTCACTAACCTGAGGGGGAGCTGGGAGAGCGGGGTTAATGCCGGAGGGTCTCGAAGACACAGTAAGTCTACCGTGACAGCTGGGTCTGTTTAGGCACCTGTTTGTCGATACCAGATACTCACTTTTCTATTGGTCAGAATCTTTTTTTAGCAATCCACAGTTCCGCATCCGCGTGGGCGGGTCATCCTGTTTAGGGGAGGATCCTGAATCTGCGCAGTGGGCGGAGCTCGGCTCTGCGCAGGACGAGAACGAGGCAAAGAACCCCGAGGTGCTTCTCCAACTTCTTCAGACAGACAGGAAGCCGGAGAAGCTTCACATCTCATGCCACGTGTACAGGGCAAGTGTTATGCTTCACGGaacgtttattattattattattttttatctgcGTCCCCTATTTCTCCATTTCTTGTATTATTCAAatgaataatttgtgtgaaaatgttttgtgtcaCTTTTAACCCTCATCCATGGCTGATTAGATCGTGTTTTGTTTCAGGTACCGGAGAACCTGGTGAGTATCAAGACTCCAAGGCAAGTGACCCAAGGCCTGACACATTTCGCACCAGATGGCACTAAATTAAGTTAATTTGTCCATTTCCAGTGATTTTACTTTATTCTTTAGAATTATGTTTGCCCAACACAACAAAACTTACCGCCCCGAACACCCAACCTAGACATTTTCGTGCAACCTACAACTTTTCGGGCAACCTGTATCATACGAGTTAACAAGCACTTGCGTTTTTAGTCTTCTCGCCCCCGACTGGACCGCGGGTTCTTCACGCGGAGCCGTCCAGCGTGTGACACCGGAGATCCGCAGAACAGCCGCGGTGCGGTGCTGCGCGCGTCTCTGGTGCCCGGGGAGTACGTCGTCGTGCCGTCCACTCTCAACCCCAACCAGGAGGGCAACTTTTTAATCAGGGTCTACTGCGAAAAAAAGGTAAACAGCTCACAACCTACACTTTTTGTTCTTAGGagctacatgattattcctccccattaggtCCCCCACAcctcctattgttaagttgttgTCGACTGGTTAATTTACTTTTAAGTTTTAATACATGAATTAAAGCCCCGAAGCTCTGATGTAAAAGCAGTCGTCACGATGAGATCTGAAACCAGGGGGGGGTGGCCGCACACCTCCTCTGATACCGACTACTACTTTGTTACACATAACTACGCTGCCATTGATTTCCATTCTTTTCCATCGTTCCTTTCAGGGAGTGTGAGTAATCCCGGCACAGCCAGCTGCGTTGAAGGTGAGAGGATATATCAATATGTTACAGAACACGATGTGAGTTGATCGGTGTCACCGGGTTTATTGATCAACTCAAAAGAGCTTCAGGGGGGCCATTGGGTTTTTGAGGACTGGGAAGCGGGTCGGGGTAAAGGAGTTCTACGTCCTCTTTCGccagatacatttattaacattacACCGTGCCCGGCTTTTCCATCACGTATTACACATGTGCCTTAATATGTTACTTTATATATGTTCATTACCTGATCACATTTGAAAGGCACATGTATGAACAGACATTGGTATAGTTGGACCCTGAGGATTCAGCTTTTTAGTAGGGCACATGGGCTGGCCTTTTGGCCCTCCTGGTGGCCTTTTGGCTGGGGGGAGCCCAGTAccagattggccccattcggcccgtctagtctgcccatcaaaccttaattagtcgctggtctcgtcttacattcaggggccgtatgcctatcccatgcatgtttaaatcccttcactgtattagcctctaccacctctgctgggaggctgttccacatatctattGGTGaagcaaaacttccttacatcttttaaaataaaagaactgCCTTTGGACAGAGctgcagaatttgatggcagttTATACATCAAtaagtaataacaataatttctTACCCTCCTGAATTCTTCCTGCccatctttatatatttatatatattatattttatctgtGCAGCTTTTTCATGAAAAGtttcttaattattatattttatcacacttggatgttttcattttttccccccagaaataTTGCCTACAGTTCATAGCTCAAAAGAATTCAACaactggagttttttttttttgtcctccgAGGtctggtaacccccccccccacgaccTGCTCTTGGTGTTCTTCAAGGAGAAGTcccaaagaaaaacaatttttcCCTTATACAGTAAAGTCCATTAAGATTGACAAAAACACCTGGTTTGAgctcattttgccccaataaactccatttatctgcagacctggaggcgccaTTGTTgttggtcatgtgatattttgggtgactttcccggctcaaacacctcACTGAGCTGTTGCTTTATGACAATGCAAATGAAGTCCAGAGAATTTTATCAGTCACAGTgtcaggctgggtgattaagaccaagcCATTCTCTTGTATGATAAGTAGCACTCTAGTAGTTTGGggttcagataacagagcgagaactgaTGACTGATAtgaagctgcctgaaaacatatatTCTGCAAACACCAGAACTGATTAAAACCTTAcagcacaatgtttttttaatttgagaCGTATCATAAAAGCAATTGGTGGGAAAACAGTAGCGTTCTAGAGACTCGGCTAACAGCTAACGCGTTATGAGGGTAAAGGTGGCACAGGACTGGGATGTACCCCGCTGATAACACACAGTTTAGATATTTATCCCTGGGGCCCTGGGCACGCCGGCCAGACGCCTGGAAGGTGGAATTGAACCACTCTGTCGCTAGACAGCTACAGGTTTGAAGCCTGCACCCCAGACCACTGAGGATCATCCAGGCAGTGAAAGAGTCTCTTCTGCGAGGTATATAAGGCCTAGAGATGCTTTAATAGATAAGTTGCGGTGACTTTTGAAATGATCACCACATAATATCATTGTTTACCTCTTCAAAATAGTCAAGTGAAAAGACCATGCGTTAAATATTCATTTCCTTTAGTTAATAGATAACAATAGTTTGTCAATACAACGAAATAGCCCATTCAGTGATATGCAGATGAGCAAAGTGCATGCTGGTCACGGCTTTATACTACGGAGAAGGAAGGGATAGTGTGCAGAAGAATGTAATAAGTAAGATATAATAGAGTCAATATAACAACTCAGGGGCCGGCTAATGTAATGTATCCTTCCACTCATAACTCCTTATTAAAGCCCAACAAA comes from the Spea bombifrons isolate aSpeBom1 chromosome 8, aSpeBom1.2.pri, whole genome shotgun sequence genome and includes:
- the LOC128503875 gene encoding calpain-1 catalytic subunit-like codes for the protein MWAGQSYRSLRSACLENGQLFVDPEFPKFNFDQEVEWKRPPEGRLFAGYEGDCWLLSSISSLTLHPTLLSHVVPEDQSFCPGEGYCGIFHFRLWQFGEWVDVVVDDTLPTKKGQLLYTKSDTRGEMWSALLEKAYAKVCGGYPALQGGAIPEALEDFTGGIAESVSLSGHDHEETWSLVSQSEGGKALMACYIQASDPSDIGHVNEEGLVLGHAYAVIGAKRVLSKSGEVSLLRLRNPWGFTEYKGPWSDRSLEWGLVSEEEQKELNLQKEDGEFWMLCEEFCNTFSCLVFCKIDLDPSRWSVTNLRGSWESGVNAGGSRRHKSFFSNPQFRIRVGGSSCLGEDPESAQWAELGSAQDENEAKNPEVLLQLLQTDRKPEKLHISCHVYRVPENLSSRPRLDRGFFTRSRPACDTGDPQNSRGAVLRASLVPGEYVVVPSTLNPNQEGNFLIRVYCEKKGV